One window from the genome of Garra rufa chromosome 1, GarRuf1.0, whole genome shotgun sequence encodes:
- the lrrc3cb gene encoding leucine-rich repeat-containing protein 3B, producing MLFLLLMFSFLWEGHIVASCLSLTSMLFLHILDVCMSESHQAEIRCPVSCFCSESVDDGLVVRCSDMNLIAVPHDLPNTTRHLYLDNNLLLTIPSDAFIGLLLLFKLDLSHNRLVHLEPGAFCDQADSLSSLDLSFNLLETLDPGAFGELRAQTNLSHNPWLCDCHLQLAMPQLLLDTSSLAEVVCNTSEPEELGAQGTPFILVVTDLDFCAALRRTIDIAMLITMFGWFTMVISYLVYYVRHNQEDAIRHLEYLKSLPNRQGRAGESLTRGTWL from the coding sequence ATGCTTTTCCTCCTCCTGATGTTCAGCTTCCTCTGGGAGGGTCACATTGTGGCCAGCTGCCTTTCTCTCACTTCCATGCTGTTTCTCCATATCTTGGATGTGTGTATGTCAGAATCCCACCAAGCAGAAATCAGATGCCCGGTGAGCTGTTTCTGCTCGGAGAGTGTCGACGATGGGCTAGTGGTCCGTTGTAGCGACATGAACTTAATTGCGGTGCCACATGACCTTCCGAACACCACACGACATCTATACCTAGACAACAACCTGCTTCTTACCATACCATCTGATGCATTTATAGGGCTTCTGCTGCTGTTCAAACTAGATCTTTCCCACAACAGGTTGGTCCATCTGGAGCCTGGAGCCTTTTGCGACCAAGCGGACTCATTGAGCAGCCTGGATCTTTCTTTTAACCTACTGGAGACACTGGACCCTGGGGCGTTCGGTGAGCTCAGAGCCCAAACTAACCTCTCCCATAACCCCTGGCTGTGTGACTGCCATCTGCAGCTGGCTATGCCACAGCTGCTTTTGGATACTTCCTCCCTCGCTGAGGTGGTGTGCAACACTTCTGAACCTGAAGAGCTTGGAGCTCAAGGTACGCCATTCATCCTGGTAGTGACTGATCTTGACTTCTGCGCGGCACTCCGGAGGACCATTGACATTGCTATGCTGATAACAATGTTTGGCTGGTTTACAATGGTTATATCCTATTTAGTGTACTATGTGAGGCACAACCAAGAAGATGCTATTCGCCACCTGGAGTATCTCAAGTCTCTTCCAAACAGGCAGGGCAGAGCTGGGGAGTCATTGACACGTGGCACCTGGCTGTAA